A window from Candidatus Nitrosotenuis uzonensis encodes these proteins:
- a CDS encoding NAD(P)/FAD-dependent oxidoreductase translates to MVKQVDYDIAVVGAGPAGSSAAYSAARTGLKVALIEKEQTVSQTVRTSGVTWIDSIHEFGIPSDCYNPIQNYSFCSPNNEATISDREPRAAVLDVRKTYRWLAGLAQKEGAELFTNTTVIGAQRDQYGILLKAASAGEETYVKARLVVDASGFQTVVAKSLGLVSQWKRFGAGAEFEAQVENVDRHTWWLMVGQEYSPAGYAWIFPTGEKTVRIGVGIGKPESQVDPTERLKELIEKRKGPIARLGKITPIEFHYGLIPNDGLRRKTVYDNLILAGDTAGQANPLVLEGIRYAIRFGRLAGQIASDAAIGDRLDEKSLARYEESWRKAVESKINSAARVQARWIGLDDKQWDEEIDIIKELNADEFLDFIKADFGLSSIIKMAAHHPKVAVRQLFNIVKGAAKRN, encoded by the coding sequence TTGGTAAAACAGGTCGATTATGACATAGCTGTGGTCGGGGCAGGTCCAGCAGGTTCATCTGCTGCATATTCTGCTGCAAGAACAGGGCTAAAGGTGGCATTGATAGAAAAGGAACAGACGGTTTCCCAGACTGTAAGGACTAGCGGTGTCACATGGATTGATAGCATACACGAGTTCGGTATTCCCAGTGACTGTTACAATCCGATCCAAAACTATTCGTTTTGCTCTCCTAATAACGAGGCGACCATCTCGGACAGAGAGCCAAGGGCCGCAGTGCTAGATGTGCGCAAAACGTACAGATGGCTTGCAGGGCTTGCCCAAAAAGAAGGCGCGGAACTTTTCACAAACACTACAGTCATCGGTGCTCAAAGAGACCAGTACGGAATTCTTCTAAAAGCTGCATCTGCAGGTGAAGAGACCTACGTTAAAGCAAGATTGGTAGTTGATGCAAGTGGATTTCAGACTGTTGTAGCAAAATCACTTGGGCTTGTTTCTCAATGGAAAAGATTCGGAGCAGGTGCAGAGTTTGAGGCACAAGTAGAAAATGTCGACAGGCACACATGGTGGCTGATGGTAGGGCAAGAGTACTCGCCTGCAGGATATGCGTGGATATTTCCGACTGGTGAGAAGACAGTACGGATAGGTGTCGGAATCGGCAAACCAGAATCACAAGTCGATCCGACAGAGCGCCTCAAAGAATTAATTGAGAAAAGAAAAGGCCCGATTGCAAGGCTTGGCAAAATAACACCTATAGAATTTCATTACGGACTAATTCCAAATGATGGACTGAGAAGAAAGACAGTCTATGACAACCTCATACTGGCAGGTGACACCGCTGGGCAGGCAAACCCACTGGTCTTGGAAGGAATACGTTATGCAATAAGATTCGGAAGGCTTGCAGGACAAATAGCATCCGATGCGGCGATAGGCGACAGACTAGATGAGAAGTCGCTTGCACGTTATGAGGAGAGTTGGAGAAAGGCAGTAGAATCAAAAATAAACTCGGCTGCAAGAGTTCAGGCTCGATGGATAGGCCTTGATGATAAACAGTGGGACGAAGAGATTGACATAATCAAGGAGCTAAATGCAGATGAGTTTCTTGACTTTATCAAAGCCGATTTTGGCCTATCAAGCATAATCAAGATGGCAGCACACCACCCAAAAGTAGCAGTAAGGCAGCTGTTCAACATTGTAAAGGGCGCAGCAAAACGCAACTAG
- a CDS encoding ABC transporter substrate-binding protein encodes MRIFFLFLIISSGISPAFAEKGTYVDTVQFIQYLEESTALEEVKKGNLDMYYSRMPFELLEQKESLTNLKVFYTTGGSFSLLLNPAQGEKFNPFAFQEVRFALNYLVDRNLIVDELMGGYGVPMVSNYGPFDPDYLLIVDELEKFGFRYNPEYARQVISETLEKNGAEKINGVWTYMGKPVEVTVFIRNDDAVRKSIGEIISSELEKSGFVVSKDFGDLNKAFVIVYGSDPAELRWSIYTEGYAGRSAFVKYDPLGLAQMYAPWFSNMPGLNNPSYWNYKNAKLDEITQKIYSANFTSSDERAALIKLATKEGVNESVRIFLAAKIDPYVTNKNVEGVINDFGGGITTRFTAINSRTGDADLKIGVKQIYQGAWNPIRGFSDMYSKNVWDTLYDPGIFKNPYSGENFAVRQSWSVQSAGPEGTLDVPDDAIRWNPDLQEWELVGPNARAVSKITYDLLLGDWHHGQKIDLNDVLYSVYFTQEWATQKENDKTFDPEYSPQAAPGASTLVALRPLDEDTVEVYVNYWHFDESDIADWGGVWVTMPWEIMYAMEQAVVDGKASFSRTDAQAKSLNWLSLIVPRDASLIKQYLEQFIVEKQVPPALEGSDWQYYESRYLAAIEWIKEKNHAVISNGPFYLQSYSPEARTITIKAFVSENYPFAAGHWSEFESVDLPQITSISVPEKIESGSSIEIPIVVSNTSVLYYFITDARGEQVAGGVLPVIDNTSKLILTGEETKKMEIGAVDLKLYAVSDSVLRPDIYSTSFLVVGQDSGDVIETMLEQKTSNIADNTWFVSIAVGVIVLASVLYVRLRKKKRTEL; translated from the coding sequence GTGAGGATTTTTTTCCTGTTTCTTATCATCTCGTCCGGAATAAGTCCGGCGTTTGCAGAAAAGGGAACATATGTTGATACAGTGCAATTCATTCAATATCTTGAAGAAAGTACTGCTCTTGAGGAGGTAAAAAAGGGCAATTTGGACATGTATTATTCTCGTATGCCGTTTGAGCTGCTCGAACAAAAAGAATCGCTGACAAACCTGAAGGTGTTTTACACTACGGGCGGCTCGTTTTCGCTTCTGTTAAATCCTGCACAAGGAGAAAAATTCAATCCGTTTGCGTTTCAAGAAGTTAGGTTTGCACTAAATTACCTTGTTGACCGAAACCTGATAGTAGACGAGCTTATGGGTGGATACGGGGTCCCAATGGTATCTAACTATGGGCCTTTTGATCCTGATTATCTTCTAATTGTAGACGAGCTTGAAAAGTTCGGCTTTAGATACAATCCAGAGTACGCCCGCCAAGTGATATCTGAGACTCTTGAAAAAAACGGTGCAGAGAAAATCAATGGCGTGTGGACATACATGGGCAAGCCTGTAGAAGTTACAGTGTTTATCAGAAATGATGATGCGGTAAGAAAATCTATAGGCGAGATAATCTCATCTGAGCTTGAAAAATCTGGATTTGTTGTCAGCAAAGATTTTGGTGATTTGAACAAGGCGTTTGTTATAGTGTATGGCTCTGATCCTGCGGAACTAAGATGGAGCATATACACGGAAGGATATGCCGGAAGATCTGCTTTTGTAAAGTATGATCCGTTGGGACTTGCGCAGATGTATGCACCATGGTTCTCAAATATGCCTGGGCTTAACAATCCGTCATACTGGAACTACAAGAACGCAAAGCTCGATGAGATAACACAGAAAATCTATTCGGCAAACTTTACATCCTCAGATGAACGGGCGGCGTTAATCAAGCTTGCAACAAAGGAGGGAGTAAACGAGTCTGTCAGGATATTCCTTGCGGCAAAGATAGACCCGTACGTGACAAACAAAAATGTCGAAGGTGTCATAAACGATTTTGGCGGAGGAATCACAACAAGGTTTACCGCAATAAACTCAAGGACAGGAGATGCTGATCTGAAAATCGGAGTAAAGCAGATCTATCAGGGGGCATGGAACCCAATTAGGGGATTCTCAGACATGTATAGCAAAAATGTCTGGGACACATTATATGATCCAGGAATTTTCAAAAATCCGTATTCTGGAGAAAATTTTGCGGTGCGGCAGAGCTGGAGTGTCCAGAGTGCAGGACCTGAAGGAACTTTGGATGTGCCTGACGATGCAATAAGGTGGAATCCAGATTTGCAAGAGTGGGAGTTAGTTGGACCCAACGCAAGGGCAGTAAGCAAGATAACATATGATTTGTTGCTAGGGGACTGGCACCATGGTCAGAAAATCGACTTGAACGACGTATTATACTCTGTCTACTTTACGCAGGAATGGGCAACGCAGAAGGAAAATGACAAGACATTTGACCCGGAATACTCACCGCAGGCCGCGCCAGGGGCTAGCACATTAGTTGCGCTCAGGCCTCTTGATGAGGATACTGTAGAAGTTTACGTGAATTATTGGCACTTTGATGAATCAGACATTGCTGATTGGGGCGGAGTATGGGTGACAATGCCTTGGGAAATTATGTATGCCATGGAACAGGCAGTGGTGGACGGCAAGGCTTCGTTTTCAAGAACTGATGCACAGGCAAAGAGCCTCAATTGGCTCTCACTCATAGTTCCACGTGATGCGTCTCTCATAAAGCAATATCTTGAGCAGTTTATAGTCGAAAAACAGGTTCCACCGGCATTGGAAGGCAGTGATTGGCAGTACTATGAATCAAGATATTTGGCTGCAATAGAGTGGATAAAGGAGAAGAATCATGCCGTGATTAGTAATGGGCCGTTCTATCTGCAGAGTTACTCTCCTGAGGCAAGAACAATCACAATAAAAGCATTTGTGAGTGAGAATTATCCGTTCGCCGCAGGGCACTGGTCAGAATTTGAGAGTGTGGATTTGCCACAAATCACAAGCATTAGCGTTCCAGAGAAGATTGAATCCGGCTCTTCAATTGAGATCCCAATTGTGGTATCTAACACATCCGTATTGTATTATTTTATCACGGATGCCCGCGGTGAGCAGGTGGCAGGTGGAGTGCTGCCAGTGATAGATAACACCTCAAAGCTGATACTAACTGGCGAAGAAACAAAAAAGATGGAAATAGGCGCAGTGGATTTGAAACTATATGCCGTTTCCGACTCAGTGCTCAGACCTGATATCTACTCAACTAGCTTTCTTGTGGTCGGACAGGACAGCGGGGATGTAATAGAAACTATGCTTGAGCAAAAAACGTCCAATATTGCGGACAATACTTGGTTTGTCTCTATAGCAGTAGGTGTTATAGTGCTAGCATCTGTGCTGTATGTGCGCTTACGCAAAAAGAAGCGTACTGAGCTTTGA
- a CDS encoding restriction endonuclease, producing MSSRIWLGGIDGVIPGGITAKDFSIVAKVDSTTAKKMLTEMAQNQIGRMDGETIEFTDGDKIKAALYAVLKGATIDDAAAHLSWRDFEGLAAQILEEKNFSTVRNHIMTNPRMEIDIIGIKLGIALLIDCKHWQKHSPSALDAAVQKQIERTKHYVAKTKGAVAAPVIVTLYQDRVNFINKVPIVPIFQLSSFIDEFYGNLEDIKTIRKE from the coding sequence ATGAGCAGCAGGATATGGCTTGGAGGAATAGATGGCGTGATTCCAGGAGGGATAACTGCCAAAGATTTTTCAATCGTAGCCAAGGTGGACAGTACCACTGCCAAGAAAATGCTAACTGAGATGGCTCAGAATCAAATTGGGCGAATGGATGGCGAGACCATCGAATTTACAGATGGGGACAAGATAAAAGCCGCACTCTATGCCGTACTAAAGGGAGCTACGATAGATGATGCTGCAGCACACCTGTCATGGAGGGATTTTGAAGGTCTTGCAGCCCAGATACTTGAAGAAAAGAATTTTTCCACTGTTAGAAACCACATCATGACAAACCCACGCATGGAAATAGACATTATAGGAATAAAGCTTGGAATTGCCCTGCTCATCGACTGCAAACACTGGCAAAAACACAGTCCCTCTGCCCTAGATGCTGCCGTACAAAAGCAGATAGAGCGCACAAAACATTATGTAGCAAAGACCAAGGGAGCGGTTGCGGCTCCTGTGATAGTCACGCTATACCAAGACAGGGTGAATTTTATCAACAAAGTGCCCATAGTCCCTATTTTCCAGCTTTCCTCATTTATCGACGAGTTCTATGGAAATCTTGAGGACATTAAGACTATAAGAAAAGAGTAA
- a CDS encoding NAD(P)-dependent oxidoreductase, with translation MRIGLVGTGLLGNAVGLNILRSGHELYAFNRTESKTAELEKNGAHVADSPKEVAEKSEIVFVVVKNADAVRKVSFGDRCISCGARDDLVVADMSTINPNSAKEIAEQFAKKNITYLGTPVMGGPNVAINGQLVMMIDGSKNAYEKYEKIFKTVASKVFYLGNIGTAHSVKLAMNLQIAMLALALSEGITLARGASIDPQIFLQILNSTYFKTGMSETKAYKMINDSFEPTFTLRNLKKDLDTINEAARSFGLHLPMSAKANEVYQNAVDAGFGDIDYTGILAYLKDAAKL, from the coding sequence ATGAGGATTGGACTTGTTGGCACCGGGCTTCTTGGAAACGCCGTAGGGCTGAACATTCTGAGGTCAGGGCATGAGCTTTACGCCTTCAATAGGACAGAAAGCAAGACCGCGGAGCTTGAAAAAAACGGTGCACATGTAGCAGATTCACCAAAAGAGGTTGCAGAAAAATCAGAGATCGTATTTGTAGTAGTAAAGAATGCAGATGCAGTAAGAAAGGTCTCATTTGGAGATAGATGTATCTCTTGCGGCGCAAGAGACGATCTCGTAGTGGCAGATATGAGTACAATAAATCCCAACAGCGCAAAAGAGATTGCAGAACAGTTTGCGAAAAAAAACATAACATATCTTGGGACACCTGTCATGGGAGGGCCTAACGTTGCCATAAACGGGCAACTTGTCATGATGATAGATGGTAGCAAAAACGCATATGAGAAATACGAAAAGATCTTCAAGACGGTTGCAAGCAAAGTCTTCTATCTTGGCAATATTGGGACAGCACATTCAGTCAAACTTGCAATGAATCTTCAGATAGCAATGCTCGCACTTGCACTCTCAGAAGGCATTACCCTTGCCAGAGGGGCATCAATAGACCCTCAAATATTCTTACAGATACTCAATTCCACGTATTTTAAAACTGGAATGAGTGAGACCAAAGCTTACAAAATGATAAATGACTCTTTTGAGCCCACGTTCACGCTACGAAATCTCAAAAAGGATCTTGACACCATAAACGAGGCAGCCAGATCATTTGGCCTACACCTTCCCATGTCTGCCAAAGCAAACGAAGTATACCAGAATGCAGTCGATGCTGGGTTTGGCGATATAGACTATACCGGGATTTTGGCATACCTGAAGGATGCTGCCAAGCTTTAA
- a CDS encoding MFS transporter, with amino-acid sequence MEPISKRWIWFVFPINIAAEGLHTVIPLFVIRLGGGISEVSVVISVHYGTAALGSIFWGKILDKYHAKKAVLLVAFSMILLSCVWLYYTDQIPIVYAISALTGLFLVARGPVTQMLVMETSPNNQWSKFFARTSILSTFGSLGAMLIGAVWSFYFDTRQYFLICAISTGIAIVISLQISKTHFHIERSMIAHSIHGMQHIFSHFRFHNHFVFPKVPELYDFKHIIIILKGKVSHEIGFLFLTNFMFYFGSNMYFTALTPFLKQLGLADSTVFTLYLIQTCVMAMIFFLAPKIIGRLGEERSMILAYAPRISGILVAGFLVNMFLMPNSLIFVIISMCLMVLGFSVYSTANSVLLFKTIPKGFEGTYLGVNSSMIGMGVFGGALSTGIITKSFGYTETFLIASFVLAGSLFLFRLYLRHRLSGRTGN; translated from the coding sequence TTGGAGCCTATTAGCAAAAGATGGATCTGGTTCGTCTTCCCTATTAACATAGCAGCCGAGGGGCTGCACACCGTGATTCCACTCTTTGTCATACGACTAGGCGGTGGAATAAGTGAGGTATCTGTGGTAATATCTGTTCATTATGGAACTGCCGCACTCGGCTCTATATTCTGGGGAAAGATTCTTGACAAATATCACGCAAAAAAAGCTGTACTGCTAGTCGCGTTTTCCATGATTCTTCTTAGCTGTGTGTGGCTCTACTATACGGACCAAATACCTATAGTGTACGCAATATCGGCACTAACAGGACTGTTTCTAGTAGCACGCGGGCCTGTAACACAAATGCTCGTAATGGAAACTAGTCCGAACAATCAATGGAGCAAATTTTTTGCTAGAACATCTATTCTTTCCACATTTGGAAGCCTTGGCGCCATGCTCATAGGCGCAGTCTGGAGCTTTTACTTTGATACACGCCAGTATTTTCTTATCTGTGCCATTTCCACTGGAATCGCAATAGTAATCAGTCTGCAGATATCAAAGACACACTTTCACATTGAGCGCAGTATGATAGCTCACTCCATCCATGGAATGCAGCATATATTCAGTCATTTTAGGTTCCACAATCATTTTGTATTTCCAAAGGTTCCTGAACTATACGACTTTAAGCATATCATAATAATTCTCAAAGGAAAGGTCTCACATGAGATAGGATTTTTGTTTCTGACTAATTTTATGTTCTACTTTGGCAGTAACATGTATTTTACAGCACTCACACCATTCCTCAAGCAGCTTGGCCTTGCAGACTCTACCGTTTTCACGCTTTACTTGATTCAGACATGTGTGATGGCAATGATATTTTTCTTGGCCCCGAAGATAATTGGTAGATTGGGTGAGGAACGATCCATGATACTTGCTTACGCCCCAAGAATCAGCGGCATATTGGTTGCGGGATTTCTTGTCAACATGTTTTTGATGCCTAACTCTCTGATCTTTGTTATAATCTCCATGTGTCTTATGGTACTGGGATTCTCAGTTTATAGCACTGCTAACTCTGTTTTACTCTTCAAGACAATTCCAAAAGGATTTGAGGGCACGTATCTTGGCGTCAACAGTTCGATGATTGGTATGGGTGTATTTGGCGGAGCTCTCAGTACAG
- a CDS encoding tetratricopeptide repeat protein: MNDIERLYNAAITELNLGSPKKALAIFKQILQVEPLHLDSLVRCGNIYGKFGRYHDAISSYDKVLENSPQNTLALINKGLALHYLARYDDAIACYDKVLQERPSSTVTLYNKASSLVRAGKVQEGLKTLEKAISLDYSYKYKARADVDFEFVAKTNEFKRIVL, translated from the coding sequence TTGAATGACATAGAACGTCTTTACAACGCTGCAATAACAGAGCTAAACCTTGGAAGCCCCAAAAAAGCGCTTGCAATTTTCAAGCAGATCTTGCAGGTCGAACCTCTCCATTTGGATTCGCTTGTAAGGTGCGGCAACATTTATGGCAAGTTCGGTAGGTACCATGACGCGATATCATCATATGATAAAGTGTTAGAGAATTCCCCCCAAAACACTCTTGCCCTGATAAACAAAGGTCTGGCACTGCACTATCTTGCAAGATACGATGATGCCATAGCATGCTATGACAAGGTATTGCAGGAAAGGCCGAGCAGTACAGTAACTCTGTACAACAAAGCATCAAGTCTTGTCAGAGCTGGCAAAGTCCAAGAAGGCCTCAAAACTCTTGAGAAGGCAATTAGCCTTGATTACTCTTACAAGTACAAAGCAAGGGCAGACGTTGATTTTGAATTCGTTGCAAAGACTAACGAGTTCAAGCGCATCGTTCTCTAA